From Microtus ochrogaster isolate Prairie Vole_2 unplaced genomic scaffold, MicOch1.0 UNK80, whole genome shotgun sequence, a single genomic window includes:
- the Emc9 gene encoding ER membrane protein complex subunit 9, whose translation MGEVEISARAYGKMCLHASRYPYAAVNGLLLAPAPRSGECLCLTDCVPLFHSHLALSVMLEVALNQVDVWGAQAGLVVAGYYHANAAVDDQSPGILALKIAGRIAEVFPGAVLIMLDNKKLVTRPRVPPVIVLENQGLRWVPKDKNLVMWRDWEESRQMVGALLEGQAHLHLVDFDCHLDDIRQDWTNQQLNTQITQWSGPTSGNA comes from the exons ATGGGGGAGGTGGAGATTTCCGCCCGGGCCTACGGGAAGATGTGCTTGCACGCGTCTCGGTACCCATACGCTGCTGTCAACGGGTTGTTGCTGGCTCCAGCGCCGCGGTCGGGAGAATGCCTCTGCCTCACCGACTGTGTGCCCCTCTTCCACAGCCACTTGGCCCTGTCTGTCATGCTGGAGGTTGCGCTCAATCAG GTGGATGTGTGGGGCGCACAGGCCGGTCTGGTAGTAGCTGGGTACTACCACGCCAATGCTGCTGTGGATGACCAGAG CCCCGGGATTCTGGCCTTGAAAATCGCCGGGCGAATTGCAGAAGTCTTCCCTGGTGCAGTGCTTATTATG CTGGATAATAAGAAATTGGTGACTCGGCCTCGTGTCCCTCCAGTCATTGTCCTGGAGAACCAAGGTCTTCGATGGGTGCCTAAGGACAAGAACTT AGTGATGTGGAGAGACTGGGAAGAGTCAAGACAGATGGTGGGAGCTCTGCTGGAGGGCCAGGCCCACCTCCACCTTGTGGACTTTGACTGCCATCTTGATGACATTCGGCAGGACTGGACCAACCAGCAGCTTAACACTCAGATCACCCAATGGAGCGGTCCCACTAGTGGAAATGCCTGA
- the Psme1 gene encoding proteasome activator complex subunit 1, with translation MATLRVHPEAQAKVDVFRKDLCSKTENLLGSYFPKKIAELDAFLKEPDLNEANLSSLKAPLDIPIPDPVKEKEKEERKKQQEKEEKDEKKKGEDEEKGPPCGPVNCNEKIVVLLQRLKPEIKDVTEQLNLVTTWLQLQIPRIEDGNNFGVAVQEKVFELMTSLHTKVEGFHTQISKYFSERGDAVAKAAKQPHVGDYRQLVHELDEAEYQDIRLMVMEIRNAYAVLYDIILKNFEKLKKPRGETKGMIY, from the exons ATGGCCACACTGAGGGTCCATCCTGAAGCCCAAGCCAAG GTGGATGTGTTCCGCAAAGACCTGTGTAGCAAG ACAGAAAACCTGCTTGGGAGCTATTTTCCCAAGAAGATCGCAGAGCTGGATGCATTCTTAAAG GAGCCAGATCTCAATGAAGCCAACCTGAGCAGTCTGAAGGCTCCACTGGACATCCCCATACCTGATCCagtcaaggagaaagagaaggaggagcggAAGAAACAACAGGAG aaggaagagaaagatgagaagaagaagggggaagatgaagaaaaag GTCCTCCCTGTGGCCCAGTCAACTGCAATGAGAAGATTGTGGTCCTCCTGCAGCGCCTAAAGCCTGAGATCAAGGATGTCACTGAGCAACTCAATCTG GTCACTACCTGGCTGCAACTACAGATACCTCGGATAGAGGATGGGAATAACTTTGGAGTGGCTGTCCAG GAGAAGGTGTTTGAGCTGATGACCAGCCTTCACACCAAGGTGGAGGGCTTCCACACTCAAATCTCTAA GTACTTCTCAGAGAGAGGTGACGCAGTGGCCAAAGCAGCCAAACAGCCCCACGTG GGTGATTATCGGCAGCTGGTGCACGAGCTGGACGAGGCAGAGTACCAGGACATCCGGCTGATGGTCATGGAGATCCGTAATGCTTAT GCTGTGTTATACGACATCATCCTGAAGAACTTCGAGAAGCTCAAGAAGCCCCGTGGAGAAACAAAGGGAATGATCTATTGA
- the Fitm1 gene encoding fat storage-inducing transmembrane protein 1, with translation MDRGPMVGAGPGAGTRVRALLGCLVKALLWVASALLYFGSEQAARLLGSPCLRRLYHAWLAAVVIFGPLLQFHVNSRTIFASHGNFFNIKFVNSAWGWTCTFLGGFVLLVVFLATRRVAVTARHLSRLVVGAAVWRGAGRAFLLIEDLTGSCFEPLPQGLLLHELPDRRSCLAAGHQWRGYTVSSHTFLLTFCCLLMAEEAAVFAKYLAHGLPAGAPLRLVFLLNVLLLGLWNFLLLCTVIYFHQYTHKVVGAAVGTFAWYLTYGSWYHQPWSPGIPGHGLFPRSRSIRKHN, from the exons atGGACCGGGGACCGATGGTGGGGGCAGGGCCGGGGGCCGGGACCCGAGTCCGAGCACTGCTCGGGTGCCTGGTCAAGGCGCTGCTCTGGGTGGCCTCTGCCTTATTGTATTTTGGAAGTGAACAAGCCGCGCGCCTCTTAGGCAGCCCCTGCTTACGGCGCCTCTACCACGCTTGGTTGGCAGCAGTGGTCATCTTTGGGCCCCTTCTGCAGTTTCATGTCAACTCTCGGACGATCTTCGCTAGCCATGGCAACTTCTTCAACAT AAAGTTTGTGAATTCAGCATGGGGCTGGACATGTACCTTCTTGGGGGGCTTTGTGCTGCTGGTGGTGTTCCTGGCTACACGACGCGTGGCAGTGACGGCCAGGCACCTGAGCCGACTGGTGGTGGGGGCAGCTGTCTGGCGGGGGGCCGGCCGGGCCTTTCTACTCATCGAGGACCTGACCGGTTCCTGCTTCGAGCCTCTGCCCCAAGGCCTACTGCTGCATGAGTTGCCTGACCGCAGGAGCTGCCTGGCAGCCGGCCACCAGTGGCGAGGCTACACTGTCTCCTCCCACACCTTCCTGCTCACCTTCTGCTGCCTCCTCATGGCTGAGGAAGCCGCTGTATTTGCCAAGTACCTGGCCCACGGGCTACCAGCCGGGGCCCCCCTGCGCCTTGTTTTCCTACTCAATGTGCTATTGCTGGGCCTCTGGAACTTCTTGCTGCTCTGCACCGTCATCTACTTCCATCAATACACCCACAAGGTGGTGGGTGCAGCAGTAGGCACATTTGCCTGGTACCTTACCTATGGTAGCTGGTACCACCAGCCCTGGTCTCCTGGGATCCCAGGCCATGGGCTCTTCCCCCGATCCCGCTCAATCCGCAAACataactga